The Aureibacter tunicatorum genome includes a window with the following:
- a CDS encoding metallophosphoesterase: MHHKIIAWGAILMIILSSIIPMRIRNFDLSTELQGIISQSIYILLGFMSYLFLLLLAKDVIRVLMIAMEKAKGQTFVGLSSANIGGIGIRKAVNSVLIIGAFGLTLYGYRQAVKVPPFKYIDVKIDNLPIELEGVTIAQLTDLHIAYPCQTDWLRDVVEKVNSANPDLVVITGDVADQKASRIEKEIGSLANIKAKYGKYFVTGNHEYYHDHEGWIQKMEELDFTVLMNDYDIVEHKSKSIIVAGVPDYEQSAKHDQYSDPEMAMEGAPSADVKILLAHQPQNIYEASMAGYDLQLSGHTHGGQFFPWNLIIGMAQEFLHGLHTYQNTQLYVSRGTGYWGPPIRLSAPSEITLIRLSKSNGING; the protein is encoded by the coding sequence ATGCATCATAAGATTATAGCTTGGGGGGCTATACTGATGATCATACTTTCCTCTATAATCCCCATGAGAATCAGGAATTTTGACTTAAGCACAGAGTTGCAAGGGATCATCAGCCAATCGATTTATATTTTGTTGGGATTTATGTCATATCTGTTTCTGCTATTGCTAGCAAAAGACGTGATTCGAGTGTTGATGATAGCAATGGAAAAAGCTAAAGGCCAAACCTTTGTTGGCTTGAGCTCAGCTAATATAGGCGGAATTGGCATCCGAAAAGCGGTGAATTCAGTGTTGATTATTGGAGCTTTTGGCTTGACTTTATACGGGTATCGTCAAGCTGTGAAAGTTCCTCCGTTTAAATATATAGATGTAAAAATCGACAATCTACCAATAGAGCTTGAAGGTGTTACCATAGCGCAACTCACGGATTTGCACATCGCATATCCTTGTCAAACAGATTGGTTGAGAGATGTCGTGGAAAAAGTAAATAGCGCAAACCCTGATTTGGTCGTAATAACAGGCGATGTCGCTGATCAAAAAGCCTCAAGGATTGAAAAGGAAATTGGCTCATTGGCAAATATTAAAGCTAAGTATGGCAAGTATTTCGTTACTGGCAATCACGAATATTATCATGATCATGAAGGCTGGATTCAAAAAATGGAAGAATTGGATTTTACTGTATTAATGAATGACTATGATATAGTAGAGCATAAGTCAAAATCGATAATTGTAGCTGGTGTGCCTGATTATGAACAATCGGCAAAACATGATCAGTATAGCGATCCTGAGATGGCTATGGAAGGAGCGCCTAGTGCTGATGTAAAAATACTCTTGGCGCATCAGCCGCAAAATATTTATGAGGCTTCGATGGCGGGCTATGATCTCCAACTATCAGGTCATACGCATGGCGGACAGTTTTTTCCTTGGAATCTGATTATTGGAATGGCTCAGGAGTTTTTGCATGGTCTTCACACTTATCAAAATACTCAGTTGTATGTCAGTCGGGGAACTGGATATTGGGGGCCGCCAATAAGATTAAGCGCTCCGTCAGAGATTACATTGATAAGGCTTAGCAAAAGCAATGGGATAAATGGCTGA